The window CTTGCAGGAGCACAGCGACCTCATCCTGTGCAGGATTTGGGTAGAGCAGGACGTTCCACGGCGTCGGCGCTGCGCCTATGGCGTTGAGGATCACGGGGAAAGGCAAAGATGCGCTCGTGCATCCATCGCTGTTTGTGACGACCACGGCGTAGTTGCCTTGACCGTGGGTTGGTAGGTGATCACAGTGGCACCGGTGATGGGGTTACCGTTGGAGCAACCACTGGTAGCTCGCTGCGGGATTGGTGGATAGTAGGACCCCATTGAAGGTGATTTGCGGCTAGGGTGGCAGGCTGTTCTGCAGTGATGTTGATGCTGGCGGAATTGCTGCATTGGTCGGTACTCGTGACGGTGACCGGCTTAATGGTGGTCGCACGGGCTGGCCAATGGGTTGATCGTTGTGCTGTCTGACAAGGATGCGGTTAGGAACCCGCGAAGCCTGAGTGGCAGTGCCTGTGTAGAATCCATTGATCGTGGCGCAACCACCTTGGCACAGCGCGGTATCGGCACCGAGGGTGATTTGAGGCAATGGAAAGGCCCCCGACCAAGATGCTGTTCAGTTCTCCTGCAGCCGATTGTATCGGTAATGGTGAGGATGTATTGGATATTGCTGCTGATGCTGGCGGTGGGGGACTGGGCAGATGGATTGCTCCAAGCCGGTGGCGGGTTGCCAATTGTAGCTGTAGCCCGTGGGGCCCTGAAGCACGATTGTGCCCTGCGCACAAACCATCGTGTCGGCACCCAGACTGAAGGGCGGTACCGCTGAGACCGCAAGCTGGATACTGTCGGCACCCGTACAGCCGACGGTATCGGTCGCTGTGAGGATGTACTGAATGCTGGTGTTGACTGTCGCCGTCGGGCTTTGGGCGGCGGGATTGCTCAATCCCATAGTGGGTTGCCAGTCGTAGGCATAGCCGGCGGGGCCCTGCAGCATGACCGTTGCCGGTGCACAGACGATGGTGTCAGCACCCAAGCTGAAGGGCGCGACCGAGGAAACGGCGATCTGGATGCTGTCCGTGCCCACGCATCCCGCGGTGTCGGTCGCCATCAGGACGTATTGGATATGGGTGCTGACAATGGCGGTCGGGGACTGCGCAGATGGATTGCTCAGGCCGTTGGAAGGTTGCCAATTGTAGCTGTAGCCTGCGGGGCCTTGGAGCAGGACGTTCGCATTCTCACAGACCGTGGTATCATTTCCCAAGGCGAATTGTGGCCGAGGATGGGTGGCAATCGCGATGCTGTCGGCGCGGGTGCAGCCGATGGTGTCGGCAACGGGTGAGCGTGTATTGGATGTTGCTGGAGATGAGGGCGGTGGGTGATTGTGCCGACGAATTGCTAAGGCCCGTCGCGGGCTGCCAATTGTAAGTATAGCCCAGAGGGCCCTGCAGCACAAGCGCAGCGGGAACGCAAATGGTCGTATCGGCCCCCAAACTGAAGGGCGCGACCGAGGAGGCGACAATCGCAATGCTGTCCATGCCTGCACAACCCGCAGTATCGGTGGCTGTGAGGGTATACTGGATGCTGCCGATGATACCTGCCGTCGGAGATTGGGCAGATGGATTGCTCAAGCCTGTAGAAGGTTGCCAGTTGTAAAGCATATCCGGTAGGACCTTGCAATACGATGGAATCCTGTTCACAGACGGTGGTGTCGGCCCCGAGGCCGAATTGCGGCAATGGTCGGGCCGTGATGGCTATGCTGTCACTGTCGGTGCAGCCCGTCGTATCTGTGATCGTGAGGCTGTACTGTATATTGGTGTTGATGGTGGCGACTGGATTGGCGATCGTCGCATTGCTCAGGCCTGTGGAGGGTGCCCAAGAATATGTGTAACCTGCTGGCCCCCCGAGTTGGAGCGTTGAATTTTGGCAGACAGCGGTGTCGTTTGCGAGGGAAAGCGCCAGATCGGTGATGGAAACTGTGAAGGCATTGGAAACGACAGGAGGAGCTAGCGCAAGCCAGGTTGGAACCATGCTCGCCTGCATCGACATCTCCGTTGTGCAAATTGCTGGTAACGAGGTGGAACGGTATTGGCAACCGGCAGACCGTTCACCGTCCATGTAGGTCGGATTCAATCCTCCGGCAAAGCTGCTGGTATTGAGCACGAGCGTGGTGCCCGCGCAGACCGTGCCTTGTGGATTGCCTTGCAGCGTGACCGTGGGTTGCAAGGAGTTACCGATGGTGATTGGGTATCCATTGTCTGGGCTGGTGATGACCGGATTGGTTGAGACGACCCTGATGCGGTAATTGTTGCCAACGGCATAGAAGGGCAAAGTAGCAGTGATCACGCCAGACTGGTAGGCGGCAGATGCCGGGGTGTAGGCGCCAATGTTGTCAGGCGCGGCAAAGCTACCAGAGGCATCGCTGAGCTGGGCTGTGAAGGTGGTGCCCCCACCATAATAGCCCTTGGCGTGGTAGGCAACAAAGATCGAGGCCCCCGGGCAGTAGGCGTTGGTGGAGGTATAGGCGCGGATGATCTCGGGCACTCCCGATTGCCGAACGACTCCGTCGAGACCACCTACACAGTAGCCGTGTAGGGCTCCATCGGTCATTGACATGCTGTGCATGACACTGAAAACGATGCAGGCCCCGGGTATACTGGTGAAGGTCTTGCAGCTATCCGTGGTGAGATATTGGCCATTGTCCTTGACGACCATCGCTTGCCCGGCACTTCCAAAACACATTTCCTTGGTGGCTTAAGTTGGCGGGATTGTTGTTGATGGGCAACCAGGTTGTTCCGGTGTTGGTGGTGTACAACGGCTTTCCAGATAATCCTGCGCAGTATCCTAGTGAATCGTTGATAAATACAATGTCTTGGAGGGTGCCAGCTACAATGGGAAGATAGGGAGTCCAGTTAAGGCCGCCGTTCATCGTCCTTTGAATTCTGCCTGAGCTGGTGACGAAGCCCGTATCCGCATTGATGAACATGCAAAACCTTCATTTGGTGAAACGATTGAATGTCTGTGATGGGTAGAAGCGTATTGCCAGGCTTCTGCACCCATTCGTCTCCCCGTTGATGGTTTTGAAGATCCGGCCGCTGTCGAGTACGCAAATCCCCTTTGCCCATCGAGGAAAAAGAATTTCTGGACCCTCGATTGCCCCGAGATCAATTTGGCTTGCTGGAAAAAGGTCGTCCCGCCATTCACGGTTTTGTAGACCAGCCCCGGGAGGCTTCCGATTGAGGCCGTGTCCTTGTGGGTGGCATAACTGTGAACGGCTCGTTATGCACGCCAGAAGTCATGTTGTGCCAGGTGTTGCCGCCATCGGTCGTCTTAGTGATGCGGCCGATCACGCCGGCAATGCAGCCGTGGTTTGCGTCTGTGAAATAAATCTTGTTGTAGGAATCATTGATACCATTGGGCGTATGCGTAATGTTCCAAGTATTGCCGGCGTCTGTAGTCCTGTAAATCCCCTCCCCAGGCACGCAGACATAACCGACGCTGGCCGTCGGGAAAGCGATCTGTGAACAGGGGAGACTGGCTCCGACATTCAGGTTGGTCCAGGTCAAGCCGCCATCCGTCGTTTTGCGCACATCGTTGCCAGTGTTTCCATAGCCCACGGTGGCGCTGGTGAAAAACAGTTGGCCAAATCCCAAAGGCGTGAGTGGTACGACTGTCCAAGATGTGCCGCCATTGGTGGTCTTAAGCATTTGGTTGCCACTGCAGGTGATGAAGCCGAGGGTAGGGGAGGCAAATGTGATGGTCCCCAAGGTCGCGGTCACCCCGCTAGAGATCGTTTGCCAAGTGGCGCCGCCGTTGAGGGACCGGCGCAGCATGCCGTTGTTGCCTGTCGCAAAGCCCGTGTTCAAGTCCTTGAAATAGATGTCGTTGTATCCACTTCCCACACCACTGGTTTGTTGCACCCAGGTCGCGCCACCATCGGTGGTTTTCCTGATCTCGGAAAGCGTCCCTGCAATCCAGCCGGTCAACTGATTTACAAAATGTACGGCGACGACGTTGTAGCTGAAGCCGGTACTCATTCTGATCCAGTTTTGGCCGCCGTCGATCGTCTTGAACAAGCCGTGGGTGGATGGACAATTGCCAAAATAGGCGCTCTGGAAAACGGCATAGCCCGTGTAGCGGTCGGTGAAGGTAATGTCGTTGATGTAAGACTCCACCAATTCATTTTGCCGCCACTGAGCGAGGCCTACCGCGGGTAAGATGCAAGCCAATAGGAGTAAAAGTCTTTTCATCTAAAGCTTGGTGAATTGATAGTCCGGTTGCGAATATAACGAATTAGAGGCGGCAATGAAAGCACTTTGTCGTAGGACATTAAGTTGTGTATGTCTTTGTGGACATGGATTTACGATCATCATTGAACTCTGCCGCGGTTCCTCATGTTGACCACTCGACCTTGGGTTCCACTCGGGGTCGGCCTTGCCCATGGAACATCAACCGTGAATTGGGTTCAACATTGCAAGCTATCATTTGTAAAAGGTGCATTTAAACCTTCCCAAGGCAATACGAAGACGATCATATCTCTACGTCGCACCACACACTTCTCCTCCCCTGCAACCTTATGCTCAGAAGTTCCTTTTCCTTGCACTTGGAGCAAAGTCAGAAAGCGCCATCGGCATGAAAAAAAAACAGGCGCCCGCAATCCACAAAAAAACCATTAGGAATGATTTTCCTATAATTTCCAAGATTATGTGAAGGATTCTTGGTTTAAATCAAGCCGCTTTTGGGGTTCGTCCCTGAGTCTGGAAATGCCAAGAAACAACGCATCTTCGGGCCAAGAAGACAAGCATAATGCGGGAACAGATAGAGTTTTAATTCCTTAGCGCCCCTTCTTCCCCCGTTCCAAACCCTTGATCCGCCGTGCAAAGTCCCTTCCCATCGGAGTATCTGCTTGCCCGGTCTCGGCAAGCAAAGCTGCAATCCGCTCCACTTCAGCCGCATCATTCACATTCAGACGTTCGAGCAAGGCGGCCAATTCTTCCAACCTTTGCGCTTTCACCTTGCGGGCCAAGCGGGACCAGTAATCGGCTTGTGTGGGTTTGTCATGGGCTTTGTAGAATGAAACCAATGCCTGCATGGCCTCCAACGATTGCGCCGTTTTTGCCCTGTCCTTCAGCGCTTGCACGGCGATGCTCACTTCCCGTCCTTGCCGCCTTTTCTTCCGGCATTCCGTGCAGGCACGGGGCTCCGCTTCCATCGGAATGCGCCACTCCTCATACCAAAGCCGCTGCTCCTGCGCTGTGAAGACATAATCTTGGCGACAATCTGCACATTTGCGCACCGCATCCCGGTAAACCACCATCGCAGGAGGAAAGGCATCCAAAGAGGTTTGCAACCGGTAATTCGCCACAATGGCCCGACCTGCTTGGATGCATATCGTGCAGGCCCAATCCCGCCACCGTTCGTTCCACAGCTCCACATTCGCCACATCCGGCTTGCGACCCCAGCAAGCCTTGTGATAAGCCTCAAAAGACCGCGAACCCAGGCAAGTATCCGCCAAGGCACGATGCTCCCCGCAGAGCGGGCAGTGGTATAAACGCGGGGATGCGGAGGCTTCCATGATCAAATATGGGAAAAGGAGACGAAATCAGGTGCACTGAAGATTGCGGAAGCAGCCAGCGTACGCCGAATCAAATTCTGCATGCCGCCACCCACAGGATCTATCGCCCGAGGTCCCGATTCTCGGCATCGGCATCCACCTGCGGCGCGAGAAAAACAATTCCCCGGTAGAGACGAGGCACGCCTCGTCTCAGTCACCAAAAAGGGTAGCCCCCTAGAGGCTCATTGGGGTTATCATTCTGCTATTCTGCAAATCCCGCAAGGCTTTTTCAGGATAGTTCAAAAGAAAAGAATCTCCGGCAAAGCCTTCACGGGCTATCTTCAACATCCCGCCGATCAATCACCCACCACATCGCGACCGCCAAAGCCCTGAATCTTTAGAACGCCGAAGACAAAGGCCACAATCCCCATGGCAAGGTGCAATCCTGCCCGTAAATTCCATCAGGTCCCCGAACCTGCAAAAGCTCTGAATCTTTAGATCCGCCAAAGCCCTGAAAGGGCGCAATCCCCTAGGGCGGGGTGCAGCCCTGCCCGTAAATCCGCCGCTTCCCGGCACGCAGTCGCCCGCAACGCAAACCCAAACCCCACTCGCAATACCCAAACCCAAATGGCAGCCCCTTGCGAAGCTGCCATCGGTAAAATCTACAACAATTGTGGTGTCATCAACTCAAGAAACCAAACCACTCGTTTGCAAATACCCGTAGCTGAGTTTGCTGCCGTCGCACAAGACCGTCCCATTGGGGTCCGCCCACAAGTGCACCATTTCCCCGGCGCCGTTGATGGCCATCGGACGCTCAGGGGCGAGCGCGAGTTCCACCGAGGCCGCAAGGATCGGCTTCGTCGCAATGCTGGGCACGATATCCATGTTCCATTGATTGTTCACCCATTTGATGTGCACGAAATCATGGAAGACATTGGCCGCAAAGTAGGCGTCGCGAGATGCAGCAAACCGCAATGTGCCCGGTACGATGCCAAAGGTCTCCGGGATCGGTGCGTATTGGATGGCGCCATTCCATGGATAGGTGTTGACCATGTTACCGACCACGTTGACGGCCGCCACGCGGTCATTGGCCATGTTGCAGAATGTGCCCGGACGAATCGGCGAACCGCTCACGGGGATCAAGTTTTGCACCCATGCAGACCCGTACAGGATATGCGCAATATGCCCACTCGTATGCAAAGCATAGCGTCCCACGTTGGTATAAACCGTGCTCTGCCGGTGTACCGTTTGTGGCGCGGGTGCGATCAAACGATAACAATTGAGTCGAAGGCCGCTGATCGGTCGGTTGGTGGTGATAGGATCCGCCGACTTCTGCAAAAAGTAGCGCAGGTTCTTGAAAGACAGGTGGGAAGCAAGCGAAAGAATCAGGGCACAAGCCCCCGTCACATGCGGCGCAGCCATGGATGTTCCGGACATGCGGGTATAATTGGCGGTGGTCATTTGGAGCGACAAGATGTCTTCGCCGGGTGCCGCAATATCCACTACTTTTCCAAAGTTGGAGAACGGGGATCTTTGGTCGGCCGTATTGGTGGAAGCCACGGTGATGACTTTGTCGTAGTTGGCGGGGAATTGCGTGCTGCAATCGATGTTGTTGTTCCCGGCGGAGAAGATACAATAGCAACCTTTGTTAAAGGCGTAATCAATCGCTGCCTTCAAGGTCGGGTCGGCAGAGACCGGGCCCGTACCACCGGGACCCCACGAACAGTTGATGAGCCGCGCACCATTGTCCGCAGCGTATCGGATGCCCTGTGCGCAGACACTGTTGAAGGCATTCGGGAAGACCTTGACAGCCATTACTTTTGCCTCGTAGGCCACGCCGACCACCCCGAGTTGATTGTTGCCTGCAGCGGCGATGGTGCCTGCGACGTGGGTGCCGTGACCATGGTAATCGCTGGGATTGGTATCGTTGTTGGAGAAGTCAAATCCAAAATGCCCGGCACCGTTGTTCCATAGGTTGCTCGAAAGATCAGGATGCTTGGGGTCAATGCCGGTATCGCAAACCGCCACGAGGGTTCCGCCGCCACGGGTGATGTCCCAAGCCTTCGGGGCGTTGATCTTGGGCATCGCCCAGAGTTGGGAATAGTTGGTGTCGTTGGGAATCAAGTACAGTTCATTGAGGCTGTCTTCGCGGGCATCCTGCACCAGAGGATGCTTGCTCAATTGCGCCACCGCCTCGGCAAGCAGGTCATCATTTTCCAGGTTCCCGCTGTAGCTGCGCATCAGCAGTTGTTCTTCTGCGCTGAGGCTGTCGTAGAACAGTTTGGTCAGCCTTTCGGGCGCAATTTTTTCCTCCCGTGTGGCCAGAAATGCCTCGAACTTTTCGCGGAAATCAAAGTTGGGGACGAGCTCGATTTTCTCGATCAGGTCGATCTTGATGGGCTCGGGAGTGGTGGTGCCGGTTTTGGTGGCTTTCAAAATGACGTTAATCCTTTTCATAATAAAACGAATGCTAAAAATTGTTTTTGTTGCCTACTCTGATTCTATAGCTTTTCGGCGACCGCTAGGGAATGCATGCCAGTGGCGTATCGTTTTTCCCGGCCATGCCTCACCCTGTCCGCATCTTGTAGGATGCGGCGCAGGATGGACATGCTTCTAATAACTAAGCCTTTAGGCCGGGTGATTCTGCTAAATTTGAGGTGCGTAGGTTACTGCACGGTAAACTCCACGATGGAGCTGTTTTGGGCGACGCCGCCGACTTCGACATAGACTCTGAAGGCATAATGTTGCGCGACGGTCAGCTGTGGCAATACAATCCCGGGTTTGGGTTCAAAGCTGATTTGGAGGGATTCATCGCCGGTGATACTGCTGGAAAGTTGCAAGGATCCCATTTTTTTGTCCGTGTCGAGGCGATAGCGCTGCGAACCGATGAGCGTCATCTGATCCGGGTTCGGAGTACCATTGTAGCCATTGAGCTGAACGATGAAGTCACCATAATGGGATGCGGGCAATTGCGAAGGGGATCCCACCTGTTCGACCACAAGCTTCGTCGGATTGGTCTCCCGGCGAAATGCGATCATGGCACAGGTTCCACTTTTGCCTGTTTGGATCGCAAGGGTGCTGCGCATCGCCACGTTGTTGGTGCTGAGAACCCAGTTGTGGACGTCAGATGTGCCCTGCGGCAGCGTGATGCCATCTACCGGAGAGTTGATTACAGCAAGGAGGCTCAAAGTCGTGCCACAAGCGGTTTGATTGGCATCGGATTCGAATATCGGTCTCCAAGGCAGGCTTACCACCACCGATTCATAGGCGGGAATCGCGGGGATGGCAACTGGATCAAGGTGGTTTTGGCTGAAGTCACTCCATTTTTCATGGGTATTGGCGTAGGTCCAATAGACATCAACGATGCCAGGTTGGGAGGTATTGCAGGAACGATTGAATACGCGCACAAACACCTCCTCGTCTTGGCCATTGATGGGCTGCTGATGCTCGGTGCTATTGGCCGGACTGCCTGCATGACGCACCCAAATATCGGGGCTGCTCCAGGCAAAAGCTTCGGGAGTCATTGCAAAGGTCGCGTCGTCTCCCGTTCCATCTCGGAGCAGAATATCGTTCACGTTGCATATTGTGAAAAGATCTACCTCTGTTTCGTCCGTACTGCATGCGATAGTTTGAGGGACCACCACGCCGTCTAGTCCTCGCACGAACACAACCCCATTCACCGTATGCTGTATCAAAGTGATGACGGAGGGCGGCGTGCCGCCAGTGGAAGGCACCAAAATATCGTCCAGGGTCACTTGGCATTGACCGATGCGCCATGGCGCAACGGGATTGAGGGGAGGGTCTCCAAGGCGAAATGCAGCAACATCCAGTACACGGTCCGTGGCATCGGCGCAAACACCATCGGCATAGTCGAGCTGAAAGTCGGGCCAGAATTTCTGCCGCCATACCGTTGCACTTGGAAGAGGATTGAATATTCCGGAGTTGGCAAAGTCTAGGCGGGTATCGTACAGATGATAAGCCGGTGACTCGGCAACAGGACGCGAAAAGGCAACTCCAAAAAAGTTTGAGTCGATCACAAAAGGAG of the Bacteroidota bacterium genome contains:
- a CDS encoding zinc-ribbon domain containing protein, producing the protein MEASASPRLYHCPLCGEHRALADTCLGSRSFEAYHKACWGRKPDVANVELWNERWRDWACTICIQAGRAIVANYRLQTSLDAFPPAMVVYRDAVRKCADCRQDYVFTAQEQRLWYEEWRIPMEAEPRACTECRKKRRQGREVSIAVQALKDRAKTAQSLEAMQALVSFYKAHDKPTQADYWSRLARKVKAQRLEELAALLERLNVNDAAEVERIAALLAETGQADTPMGRDFARRIKGLERGKKGR
- a CDS encoding S8 family serine peptidase; this encodes MKRINVILKATKTGTTTPEPIKIDLIEKIELVPNFDFREKFEAFLATREEKIAPERLTKLFYDSLSAEEQLLMRSYSGNLENDDLLAEAVAQLSKHPLVQDAREDSLNELYLIPNDTNYSQLWAMPKINAPKAWDITRGGGTLVAVCDTGIDPKHPDLSSNLWNNGAGHFGFDFSNNDTNPSDYHGHGTHVAGTIAAAGNNQLGVVGVAYEAKVMAVKVFPNAFNSVCAQGIRYAADNGARLINCSWGPGGTGPVSADPTLKAAIDYAFNKGCYCIFSAGNNNIDCSTQFPANYDKVITVASTNTADQRSPFSNFGKVVDIAAPGEDILSLQMTTANYTRMSGTSMAAPHVTGACALILSLASHLSFKNLRYFLQKSADPITTNRPISGLRLNCYRLIAPAPQTVHRQSTVYTNVGRYALHTSGHIAHILYGSAWVQNLIPVSGSPIRPGTFCNMANDRVAAVNVVGNMVNTYPWNGAIQYAPIPETFGIVPGTLRFAASRDAYFAANVFHDFVHIKWVNNQWNMDIVPSIATKPILAASVELALAPERPMAINGAGEMVHLWADPNGTVLCDGSKLSYGYLQTSGLVS